The Micromonospora sp. WMMD961 genome has a segment encoding these proteins:
- the pdxY gene encoding pyridoxal kinase PdxY gives MKILSIQSSVAYGHVGNSAAAFPLQRLGHEVWPVLTVHFSNHTGYGAWRGPMLPAADVAEVIAGIEDRGVLGGADAVLSGYQGDPAMGAVILDAVEKVKATNPAAVYCCDPVMGDAGRGMFVRPGIPEYLRDTVVPRADVITPNHFELDFLAGRTTNSVAEVLDAVDVVRATGPRHVLVTSVLHRELPPDSLEVVAVSDEGAWAVTTPLLPINPNGGGDVTAALYLAHLWTTGSPATALERTIASVFAVLEATLAAGTREIQLVAAQDVIAAPPARFTARRLR, from the coding sequence GTGAAGATCCTGTCCATCCAGTCGTCGGTCGCCTACGGTCACGTCGGCAACTCGGCGGCGGCGTTTCCCCTGCAACGACTCGGGCACGAGGTCTGGCCGGTCCTGACGGTGCACTTCTCCAACCACACCGGCTACGGCGCGTGGCGTGGACCGATGCTCCCGGCGGCCGACGTGGCGGAGGTGATCGCGGGCATCGAGGACCGCGGGGTCCTCGGCGGCGCCGACGCGGTGCTGTCCGGCTACCAGGGCGACCCGGCCATGGGCGCGGTGATCCTGGACGCGGTCGAGAAGGTCAAGGCGACCAACCCGGCAGCGGTGTACTGCTGCGACCCGGTGATGGGCGACGCCGGTCGCGGCATGTTCGTCCGCCCGGGGATCCCGGAGTACCTGCGCGACACCGTCGTGCCGCGTGCGGACGTCATCACGCCGAACCACTTCGAGCTGGACTTCCTCGCCGGGCGTACGACCAACTCGGTGGCGGAGGTGCTCGACGCGGTCGACGTCGTGCGCGCGACCGGCCCACGGCACGTCCTGGTGACCAGCGTGCTGCACCGCGAACTGCCGCCGGACTCGCTGGAGGTGGTGGCCGTGTCGGACGAGGGCGCCTGGGCGGTGACCACCCCGCTGCTGCCGATCAACCCGAACGGCGGGGGCGACGTCACCGCGGCGCTCTACCTCGCGCACCTCTGGACGACGGGCTCACCCGCGACCGCGTTGGAACGCACCATCGCGTCCGTCTTCGCCGTGCTCGAGGCGACCCTCGCGGCGGGCACCCGGGAGATCCAGCTCGTCGCCGCGCAGGACGTGATCGCCGCCCCGCCGGCCCGGTTCACCGCCCGCCGGCTCCGCTGA
- a CDS encoding putative quinol monooxygenase produces MIFITAKFRILPEHADQWPQIAAEFTGATRAEPGCLWFDWSRSVDDPTEYVLVEAFRDGEAGGAHVQSAHFRTAQETLPPHLAETPRIVNATVPQDDWSLLGEMAVPEGR; encoded by the coding sequence ATGATCTTCATAACCGCCAAGTTCCGCATCCTGCCCGAGCACGCCGACCAGTGGCCGCAGATCGCCGCCGAGTTCACCGGGGCGACCCGGGCCGAACCGGGTTGCCTGTGGTTCGACTGGTCTCGCAGCGTGGACGACCCGACCGAGTACGTGCTGGTCGAGGCGTTCCGCGACGGCGAGGCCGGCGGGGCCCACGTGCAGTCGGCGCACTTCCGCACGGCCCAGGAGACCCTGCCGCCGCACCTGGCCGAGACGCCGCGCATCGTGAACGCCACAGTGCCGCAGGACGACTGGTCGCTGCTCGGCGAGATGGCCGTCCCCGAGGGCCGCTGA
- a CDS encoding serine protease, with translation MVRWRTLTGLLATALAAVTAASLTLTAPAAAADNPVTPNVVGGTRAAQGEFPFMVRLSMGCGGALYSPRLVLTAAHCVGSTGTNTSITATLGTVDLQSSSRITVRSNYVYRAPGYNGAGRDWALIRLASPVTGLSTLPITTTTAYDSGTFTVAGWGAAREGGGQQRYLLKATVPFVSDSTCNANYGGDLIPAQEICAGYSSGGTDTCQGDSGGPMFRRNASNAWIQVGIVSWGNGCARPNYPGVYTQVSYFASSIASAAASLGG, from the coding sequence ATGGTTCGCTGGCGTACTCTCACTGGCCTGCTGGCCACCGCGTTGGCCGCGGTGACCGCGGCCAGCCTCACCCTCACCGCGCCGGCCGCCGCGGCCGACAACCCCGTGACGCCGAACGTCGTCGGGGGTACCCGCGCCGCTCAGGGCGAATTCCCGTTCATGGTGCGACTCTCGATGGGGTGCGGCGGGGCGCTGTACAGCCCCCGGCTGGTGCTCACCGCGGCGCACTGCGTCGGCTCGACCGGCACCAACACCAGCATCACCGCGACGCTCGGGACGGTCGACCTCCAGTCGTCCAGCCGGATCACCGTCCGGTCGAACTACGTCTACCGTGCCCCCGGTTACAACGGCGCCGGCCGCGACTGGGCGCTGATCCGGCTGGCCAGCCCCGTCACCGGGCTGAGCACGCTGCCGATCACCACGACCACCGCGTACGACAGCGGCACCTTCACCGTCGCCGGATGGGGCGCCGCCCGCGAGGGTGGTGGCCAGCAGCGGTACCTGCTCAAGGCGACCGTCCCGTTCGTGAGCGACTCCACCTGCAACGCCAACTACGGCGGCGACCTGATCCCCGCCCAGGAGATCTGCGCCGGCTACTCCAGCGGTGGCACGGACACCTGCCAGGGGGACTCGGGTGGTCCGATGTTCCGGCGTAACGCCTCCAACGCCTGGATCCAGGTCGGGATCGTCAGCTGGGGCAACGGCTGCGCCCGGCCCAACTACCCGGGTGTCTACACCCAGGTGAGCTACTTCGCCTCGTCGATCGCCTCGGCCGCGGCGAGCCTCGGCGGCTGA
- a CDS encoding LacI family DNA-binding transcriptional regulator, whose amino-acid sequence MGVNLKDIAQRAGVSLATVSNVVNGYRPVGERTRQRVQQAIDELGYSPNLGARHLRRGRTGLIALAIPELNNPYFAELAEIAIAEAAGLGYTLVMENTAADREAELALLDGTRRHIIDGLILSPVRIGREEVLARTADTPLVLIGEGVYDVPHDHIAIDNVAASHAAIQHLVAIGRRRIAFIGATSGGDRQSAHLRVRGYREALAAAGLPYRSRLVARTEAFGRRDGKRAMRELLALGDPPDAVFGYNDLVAIGALRTLAEAGLRVPEDVAVVGIDDIEEGRFGTPTLTTIAPDKREIGRLAVRRLVARIEGAAVAAPLTVQTPFRLIRRESTGTPGG is encoded by the coding sequence ATGGGCGTCAACCTCAAGGACATCGCCCAACGTGCCGGCGTGTCGTTGGCCACCGTCTCGAACGTGGTCAACGGGTACCGGCCGGTGGGGGAGCGGACCCGGCAGCGTGTGCAGCAGGCGATCGACGAACTCGGGTACAGCCCCAACCTGGGCGCCCGGCACCTCCGCCGGGGGCGTACCGGTCTGATCGCCCTGGCCATCCCGGAACTGAACAACCCCTACTTCGCCGAACTGGCCGAGATCGCCATCGCCGAGGCCGCCGGGCTCGGCTACACGCTCGTCATGGAGAACACCGCCGCGGACCGGGAGGCCGAACTGGCGCTTCTCGACGGGACCCGGCGGCACATCATCGACGGGCTGATCCTCAGCCCGGTGCGGATCGGCCGGGAGGAGGTGCTGGCCCGGACCGCGGACACCCCGCTCGTGCTGATCGGCGAGGGCGTCTACGACGTGCCGCACGACCACATCGCGATCGACAACGTCGCCGCCAGCCACGCGGCGATCCAGCACCTCGTGGCGATCGGTCGCCGGCGGATAGCGTTCATCGGTGCCACGTCCGGTGGTGACCGGCAGTCGGCGCACCTGCGGGTACGCGGCTACCGGGAGGCGCTGGCCGCTGCCGGCCTGCCGTACCGCTCGCGGCTGGTCGCCCGCACCGAGGCGTTCGGTCGGCGCGACGGCAAGCGCGCGATGCGTGAGCTGCTCGCCCTCGGTGACCCGCCGGACGCGGTGTTCGGTTACAACGACCTGGTCGCCATCGGCGCGCTGCGGACGTTGGCCGAGGCCGGTCTCCGGGTGCCGGAGGACGTCGCGGTGGTCGGGATCGACGACATCGAGGAGGGTCGTTTCGGTACGCCGACCCTCACCACCATCGCACCGGACAAGAGGGAGATCGGCCGTCTCGCGGTGCGCCGCCTCGTCGCCCGCATCGAGGGTGCTGCGGTGGCGGCGCCGCTGACCGTGCAGACGCCGTTCCGGCTCATCCGACGGGAGAGCACCGGCACGCCGGGCGGGTGA